The segment TCAGATCGATAGATCCCAGCTCTTCCTAGTTGTCAATAACTATACTTTGATTATCCCTTTGAGGAGGCCTTGCAGCcaggaagaaaaaaatggtCGGCCGGGTAAACTCTATGGTCACGTGATCTATACCGATTATTTAACAGCTGGCTTCATctcttctggaagaagctCTCCAGCGTTCCCTGGGTTGTCTTGCCCTTGGCGGCCGCCCTCTTCGCTGGGACGTCAGGTTTCGAAGCGGTCGACGGCCTTTTGTGTGCAGGTTTCTGCGGCGGTGTTGAGGTGGCAGCGCGATTCGTTACCGTGTAGCCATCTTCGTCGACGTACGAGGAATCGGCGCCCGGCCGTGTCTCGGGCGTGTCTTGCTCCTCAGCGTTCTTGGTATGCATTAGCGAGTCGTCGGCGGTGGTTTCgagcagctcttcgagctcttgTTTGTCGAGAGGCGTCGATTCTTCCCTCTCTGGGGTCGCGGTGTATGGTTCCGGGGTCGCACTTGGTTGCTTCTCGTCTGGCATgtcgtcttcgtcgtcaaACAGGTTGTCCAGCTCTGCCATCTGCGCGGATCTCTTTTTATCGTTCTTGGTTTCTCGTTCCACTTGTTCCTGCCTCCTTCTCTGGAGTTCCTCACGTCTTTCTCGTTCTTTCCGCTCTCGTTCGCCCCTCATCTTCGCCAAGATCGCTGTCGATCTGAGGCCCGTGTTCTTGCTCTTCGCTGGTGGCTTCCTGGTAGTCTCTTTGGCCTCGGGAACCGTCCTTGATCTTGCAGTCGGTAGCGGGCTGGGCTTTGCGGTAGGTTCCGCATCCAGGGTCTTAGCCCTTTTCGGCACGACTTTCAAATCAAAGCAGTTTCGTATCGGCAAGAAATCGTGCAAGTCTCTAGCGATGCTCACTGGAGTGAAGATATCCGTCGTGTTGAGGGCATAAATGAAGCAATCAGCCAGTGTTTGCTGGTCGTCAAAGCTGTCTAAGTCGTTTACCACCTTGATGCTTCCGTCTTTGCCGACGCAAATTATAATGCAATTGAACTTGGTCGACGTATTTTGCTTGTAGTAACTGTACATCAGATATTTGGCCTTCGACGGGCCTACTTTGAAGCGGCAAATCAGATCTGTGAACAGTACCGGCTTCTCCTCGGTGAATAGTCGCTCATTGATGTACTCAAATACCTCTTCCGCCATCTTGATCGGCTTATTGTCTCACTTCGAATGTGCGACCTCAGTTCatctcttgaagttttATGCAAGGTCGCGTCACAATTTAGAGACGCTAGCTACCATAAAGAAACAAAGCGACACAACAGTTAAAGCCTTGAGTTTGCACGGTTTCAATCCTCAACGAGGGCTCAAAATTAATACTAAAATTCCGGATACAACTGGAGTCAACCAGAAGCTTGGACGAGCTCAATCGCCATTGTTGTCGCTAACGGTACGATAAAAATGCAGATATCCTGTTCTTTGATTTATCTGATACTGTGCTTTCAACTTGTAAGTGGCCATCTGGGAACGTGGATAGAAAAGGACCAAGATGGCGATCAATGCGACGAAAAGGCTGCATTCAGCTATCTTAATTCTCTGATCGAAAAACACGGTGCCAGATTGCAATTAGAAACAGAAAGTCTCAGGGAAGATTTTGGTGTTACGATACAGCAAGCAGATGCACATGACGAAGGCCGAATTTGGCATGTTGGCGAAGTATCGCTATCGCTACTGGATAAACATAGCGTTTCGTCCCTGACAAATAGATTGGAGAAGGCATGGCGATTGCCATGGAAGCTACTGAACCGTTTCCGAGTTCCAGAACTGGGACTGTTTTTCCTATCCATTGGCGACACTAAtattttcgatgagctttaGAGTTACAAAACGTTAAAAACTGGGCACCGGAAAAAACAGCATGAATCTCCCGGTGGAAGTAGGAGAAGATTTAGATATAAACGGCTCATGGCACAATAAGCTGGCAAGTACACGGTATAAAGTGCTAACCGTTCATTTAATATAGATCTTGAACTggtaaaaaaaaaaaaaatttaGCGCCGCTTGGTTTCGATCCAAGGACATCAGGGTTATGAGCCCTGCGCGCTTCCACTGCGCCACGGCGCTTATCGAATTGATGATGTCTGCAAGAAAACTGAACTACTTATGCAAGTGGATACAAGCTTCCTTGCACATCCTCACCACTGAACCGATGATCTAGTTTCAGTTCGATCGATCCATGGATCCTAGGGACTTGTGCAAAAGATGGcttatctcttcttcattcgTCGAGTGGCAGTAAGAATTCAGATAATCTCTAATTTGCTGGAATATGAAGCCGCCCTCTGGTACTATCAATTGTCTAAGGAACTACTCAAAATATGACCCCCAAAGTGTTGTCTCAAGATTCGACGAGCCACTAGACCAACTGCATAGCAGTCTCAAACCTCGGATTTAGGAGATCTGGTTCAATGAGTGAGTGACGCTGTCCTGATAGTGATTCTGACTGAAATAGGCCAGGCTGAGAGAGCACCCATATGGCTTGTGCCAGACACGGATTCGTGAAGCCGATCAAGCTTAGAAGATCGATATGATTAGAGCTGTAAGTATGCATTCCGCAAGGGCAAGACATTTCAGCGTATGTTGGAGACTAGTTGCACTACCATTGGCAATTGAATCCTTAAATTATACCCGACCTAGGCTGAACACCAAATTGCACCAGTGATTCCAGAGACGCCAAAGGCTTCAATAGAACATACAAGATCCATCCGATAATCCACTTAGCGGAAAAGCATCATCTATATCTAAGATGACGACAAGTTCGcaagattcaagaaagcaACATTTAGCGAATACTTCGCTCAAATTCAGCTTCTGATCGCCATAGGAGCCTTCCGAGAGGACCAACTTTACCCCAGAAACCATCTCCAGTCGGCAAACAATGATAACGATTCACCGCAGGCCACACggaacaagaaggaagctCCTACGAACCTCACAAGACCAGATGCAAGGTTCCCACGAATACCGCCGTTCGCGGGCTTCaaaggagaaggaagagattggGAGGACCGTGGATGATTTGCTCGAAAAAACATTCCTCGAACCGTCAGAGAGCCCTCAGAGCTAACCGGCGGTAGCGGATCGATCGTTCCACATCCCTTGCATTAACGGCTACAATTGATAAGGCCTTCTCATTCCCAAGAGTCGAAGTGTGCTGGCAAAAATAGAAAACTCTCCCATAATCTCGACTCGAATTCCGCTCATGATATGACCAAATATGAGTGAAAAAGAACATCTATCAGGATGGCCTTCATAATCCGCAATACCAGAAATCAGAACCGAATGATGCTAGTAGGGTTAACCAACGTCCGTCTTCTCGACGTCCCTGGCTGAAACATGGGGAGCCATCTCTGTCCTAATCTACCTGGATGAAAACCCGACGTcgacgacgaaga is part of the Torulaspora globosa chromosome 7, complete sequence genome and harbors:
- the POL32 gene encoding DNA polymerase delta subunit POL32 (ancestral locus Anc_1.470) — encoded protein: MAEEVFEYINERLFTEEKPVLFTDLICRFKVGPSKAKYLMYSYYKQNTSTKFNCIIICVGKDGSIKVVNDLDSFDDQQTLADCFIYALNTTDIFTPVSIARDLHDFLPIRNCFDLKVVPKRAKTLDAEPTAKPSPLPTARSRTVPEAKETTRKPPAKSKNTGLRSTAILAKMRGERERKERERREELQRRRQEQVERETKNDKKRSAQMAELDNLFDDEDDMPDEKQPSATPEPYTATPEREESTPLDKQELEELLETTADDSLMHTKNAEEQDTPETRPGADSSYVDEDGYTVTNRAATSTPPQKPAHKRPSTASKPDVPAKRAAAKGKTTQGTLESFFQKR